A part of Cotesia glomerata isolate CgM1 linkage group LG4, MPM_Cglom_v2.3, whole genome shotgun sequence genomic DNA contains:
- the LOC123262655 gene encoding uncharacterized protein LOC123262655 yields the protein MVSRRKILSRSRDNLADSQYDDQEEEDVWYNLDKLYKDHIQEVLDKWNQIDDEIWAKVIVFERNRRVAKAYARAPVLTVNDSIDGFDGFRIGLCGFDNPMRDPKTEETKRHIDLGVKIKMDDKGNILIKRLCKSNVYIKTTHPEENAVGAEILRNSQGALEFEKPGKLFDMAKYEQNLERETRRSYPDRRRLEKQCLSAIVFVRTEAELLKCPVWVLIVNVVGLELLKSKLPILPALKRSVDIKNRPRIPIPDEDPYSVAGVASASGPSELRDAVRDPRHEQIYGQSAAYHRRRTEKPPKLPPRENLYGQNIPKPDYDDIEDDYGSNGVRPAVVVTEDSKKNNKKNDRKNDDPYYCGMRARVPNFVKMAKNSQIRILPAYGTGRPQPAPAQTQISAPAYVGYNSSQSQSSHIYASHAPNRRPPIMYHARSFESGLDSDDRIDSPYNHIYGRLPIPTRSFIPPVPRGMYIGEWD from the exons ATGGTGTCGAGGCGAAAAATTCTCTCTCGCTCGCGGGACAACCTTGCTGATTCCCAGTACGATGATCAGGAAGAGGAGGACGTTTGGTATAATTTAGATAAGTTGTACAAG GACCACATACAAGAGGTCCTGGACAAGTGGAACCAGATAGACGACGAGATATGGGCTAAGGTAATAGTCTTCGAGCGAAACAGAAGAGTCGCTAAAGCTTACGCCCGGGCACCAGTTCTCACGGTCAACGACTCCATTGACGGTTTCGATGGCTTTag gATAGGCCTCTGTGGTTTTGATAACCCAATGAGAGATCCTAAAACAGAAGAGACTAAAAGACACATCGACCTaggagtaaaaataaaaatggatgACAAAGGGAATATCCTGATAAAGAGACTGTGCAAAAGCAACGTTTACATAAAGACTACACATCCCGAAGAAAACGCGGTCGGCGCAGAGATACTGAGAAATTCTCAGGGTGCGTTGGAGTTTGAAAAACCAGGAAAATTATTCGACATGGCTAAATACGAACAGAATTTAGAACGGGAGACCCGTCGCTCATATCCAGATCGCAGAAGACTTGAAAAACAATGTCTCAGTGCAATCGTCTTCGTGAGAACAGAAGCTGAATTGCTGAAGTGTCCTGTCTGGGTTCTTATTGTCAACGTCGTTGGCTTGGAGTTGCTCAAAAGCAAACTCCCtatat TACCAGCGCTAAAGAGGTCTGTGGATATCAAAAATCGACCAAGAATTCCGATACCTGACGAAGATCCTTACAGCGTAGCTGGTGTTGCATCGGCTTCTGGACCCAGTGAATTACGCGATGCAGTCAGAGATCCACGGCATGAACAGATTTACGGCCAATCAGCGGCTTATCATCGGCGACGTACTGAAAAACCGCCGAAACTTCCTCCCCGGGAGAATCTTTACGGTCAAAATATTCCTAAg CCTGACTATGACGATATCGAAGATGATTACGGCAGCAATGGTGTGAGACCAGCGGTGGTAGTTACCGAGGATTCGAAGAAGAATAACAAAAAGAACGACAGAAAGAACGACGATCCTTATTACTGTGGTATGAGGGCACGTGTaccaaattttgtaaaaatggcAAAGAACAGCCAAATAAGAATACTTCCGGCGTATGGAACGGGGAGACCGCAACCAGCACCAGCACAAACACAAATATCAGCCCCGGCGTACGTCGGTTACAACAGTAGTCAGTCTCAGTCATCACATATTTATGCGAGTCACGCACCAAACAGACGACCACCTATTATGTATCACGCCCGTAGCTTCGAGAGTGGTTTAG ACTCAGACGATCGGATAGACTCGCCCTATAATCACATTTACGGACGATTACCCATTCCAACACGCAGTTTTATACCACCAGTACCCCGTGGCATGTACATCGGAGAGTgggattaa